The following nucleotide sequence is from Nitrospinota bacterium.
ACAGCTTTCCTCCGGATCGCCGGACGGGGCGGTGGAAATCGAGGATGGCGTCATATTGCACACAACAAAAGAGCATTCCATTATCAGCATAGAAATCCTTGACGCCAGCAAGAAATTTCCTATCCAGAACCTTTACACGCTGGAACGCGCTTCATAGAGTTTTATGTTGCTTCGCCGGGGGCGCCGACCCCGGTCTTCAATTTATTGGATTAAGAGGAACTGTGGTCGGCGACCACGGGGAAACATTTGATACGGAAAATGGCTCGCCTGAAAAAACACCTGTTAGC
It contains:
- a CDS encoding DUF2283 domain-containing protein, translated to MKVQYDEEADAAYIQLSSGSPDGAVEIEDGVILHTTKEHSIISIEILDASKKFPIQNLYTLERAS